The proteins below are encoded in one region of Oreochromis niloticus isolate F11D_XX linkage group LG6, O_niloticus_UMD_NMBU, whole genome shotgun sequence:
- the LOC102075668 gene encoding perforin-1 isoform X2, which produces MAKLWHLLLLCWAWSPLCLPSSVSFIGTPQECEKAHFVPGYNLGGEGFDIVTMERKGAYVIDTETWKTGNGNCRMYRNRYMNGEKQKVPVAVVDWRTLPKCSLKVSSVVYDSVETLVSDSTSSVSNNWTIGLDVPVDPSAKVGVGLGGSHSRDSSFAMKKSKQDRYTFLHHSINCKFYGYRLATSPPLSQEFKSALDIPPYSSKTAPLYHNLIDTYGTHYITQVSLGGEIKATTAVRTCMATMNGLTDTDVSDCLSVEASASFANSASINATIDHCQRKKNKLGSNQTFSSSFNERRTEVIGGDIDGGDILFVGQSNPSVYKNWLISLKTIPDVVQYNLKPLHIILPLNHPARAGLKREVEQYIKKNAVLKKCSETCKIGHRSNVRDPCACVCNSNQDIKSNCCPAGKGLATLKVFKLYAKGLYGDDWSQTDGSVEVTYGDQKKRTDIIRNDDNPKWRETFEFGTITINMKDKLTFAVYDEDTYWNSDLLGECSFDLRAGKVSDSCMLNHGTFFFSYIVECAPSLSGNQCQEYIPSPMSPSLAEVFHTRNGVLLGKMGNKHEKPASE; this is translated from the exons ATGGCAAAGCTGTGGCACCTCCTGCTCCTGTGTTGGGCATGGAGTCCCTTGTGCCTTCCATCCAGTGTGAGCTTCATTGGTACACCACAGGAGTGTGAAAAGGCTCACTTTGTCCCTGGTTACAACTTGGGTGGCGAAGGCTTTGACATTGTGACGATGGAGAGAAAAGGTGCCTATGTGATCGACACTGAAACATGGAAGACTGGAAATGGTAACTGTAGGATGTACCGTAACCGTTACATGAATGGAGAGAAGCAGAAGGTCCCTGTTGCTGTGGTGGACTGGAGAACCCTGCCCAAGTGCAGTTTGAAGGTCTCCAGTGTGGTCTATGATTCTGTTGAAACTCTTGTCAGTGACTCGACATCATCCGTATCCAACAACTGGACAATTGGCCTTGACGTCCCGGTAGATCCTTCAGCAAAGGTTGGGGTTGGCTTAGGAGGTTCTCACTCAAGAGATTCTTCCTTTGCCatgaaaaagtcaaaacaagACCGCTACACCTTCTTACACCATTCTATCAACTGTAAATTCTATGG CTACAGACTGGCAACAAGTCCTCCTTTGAGTCAAGAATTTAAGTCGGCTTTGGATATTCCCCCTTATTCGTCTAAAACTGCGCCCTTATATCACAATCTGATTGACACTTATGGAACACATTACATCACACAAGTGTCTCTTGGAGGTGAAATTAAAGCAACCACTGCTGTCAGGACCTGCATGGCTACAATGAATGGACTAACAGATACTGATGTTAGTGACTGTTTGTCAGTTGAAGCTTCAGCTTCTTTTGCAAATTCTGCCAGTATCAATGCCACAATTGACCACtgtcagagaaagaaaaacaagttggGGTCTAATCAAACTTTCAGCAGTTCATTTAATGAGCGACGCACAGAGGTCATTGGTGGAGATATTGATGGAGGTGATATCCTCTTTGTAGGCCAATCTAACCCCTCGGTCTATAAAAACTGGCTCATTTCTCTTAAAACTATCCCTGATGTGGTCCAATACAACTTAAAGCCCCTACACATCATACTGCCATTAAATCATCCTGCCAGGGCGGGACTGAAGCGAGAAGTGGAGCAGTACATTAAGAAAAATGCAGTGCTGAAGAAATGTTCAGAAACCTGTAAGATTGGGCACCGATCAAACGTAAGAGATCCTTGTGCTTGTGTCTGCAACAGTAACCAGGATATCAAGTCAAACTGCTGTCCTGCTGGGAAAGGTCTTGCAACCTTAAAGGTGTTCAAACTTTATGCAAAGGGTCTGTACGGTGATGACTGGAGTCAAACAGATGGTTCAGTGGAGGTGACGTATGGTGATCAGAAAAAGCGCACTGATATTATAAGAAATGATGACAACCCTAAATGGAGAGAAACATTTGAGTTTGGAACCATCACCATCAACATGAAAGACAAACTTACATTTGCTGTGTATGATGAGGACACTTACTGGAACAGTGATCTGTTAGGCGAGTGTTCATTTGATCTGCGAGCAGGGAAGGTGAGCGACAGCTGCATGCTGAATCATGGGACCTTCTTCTTTTCCTATATCGTAGAGTGTGCACCAAGTCTTAGTGGGAACCAGTGTCAGGAGTATATCCCCTCGCCCATGAGTCCGTCTTTGGCTGAGGTTTTCCACACCAGAAATGGGGTTCTTCTTGGAAAGATGGGGAATAAGCATGAGAAGCCAGCCAGTGAGTGA